The following coding sequences are from one Nilaparvata lugens isolate BPH chromosome 4, ASM1435652v1, whole genome shotgun sequence window:
- the LOC111062280 gene encoding uncharacterized protein LOC111062280 isoform X2, whose product METTLLLRKFMNLVHYDRPLNSLPFITIMIIGALGSINSGLVIFHEKLSQEKLLTALKENLLLIIVFSWIAIRGLKPSKPLKLVELIESDFLVSENELNGRDEKWRRLENYYNNKRDDMRGICEGFLKIIIIIFLGILSRNLVVQLTEDTNDETQDWPTPFVYWCPEGYDNYTFFLLIYTLHAILLLIMGMEGFCLQVSTCLAIERVIADFETINMLLRDMVDDFPDDEDYVDDQSVADESDIQVYRGDNCREKQDLRGDMGRIVRCHQKLNRNFKECAESCTYGIFSLSFIVCVDSVLSIFIMLKAVDLKTKVMFAITTLSANLLLLLIYGIGQRIINQNDIFRRCLSEVAWTDKPKWFKSSLHIMIGFANTDIQMKPYGIYVLNYETLKNILKASFTFGNFFYTMAVNSNQMIL is encoded by the exons ATGGAAACTACTCTGCTGCTACGAAAGTTCATGAACCTGGTCCACTATGACAGACCACTAAATTCTCTTCCCTTTATCACTATAATGATAATCGGCGCTCTGGGCTCAATCAACAGCGGTTTGGTCATCTTCCACGAAAAACTCAGCCAGGAAAAACTGTTAACCGCTCTCAAAGAAAACCTACTACTCATCATCGTATTTTCCTGGATCGCTATTCGAGGTTTGAAGCCTTCAAAACCTTTAAAATTGGTGGAACTGATTGAAAGCGATTTTCTGGTTTCGGAAAATGAACTTAATGGCAGAGATGAAAAATGGAGGAGGCTGGAAAACTATTACAACAATAAACGGGACGATATGAGAGGGATTTGTGAAGGGTttttgaagattataattattattttcttagggATATTAAGTAGAAACCTGGTGGTGCAACTCACAGAAGATACAAACGATGAAACCCAAGACTGGCCTACCCCTTTTGTGTACTGGTGTCCGGAAGGGTATGATAACTACACGTTTTTTCTTCTGATCTATACCCTACATGCAATACTGTTATTAATCATGGGTATGGAAGGGTTTTGTCTGCAAGTATCAACATGCTTAGCCATTGAACGTGTGATTGCTGACTTTGAGACGATCAATATGCTATTGAGGGATATGGTGGATGATTTTCCTGATGATGAAGATTATGTTGATGATCAGAGTGTTGCAGATGAGAGTGATATACAAGTGTATAGAGGGGATAATTGCAGAGAAAAGCAAGACCTTAGAGGAGATATGGGCCGTATTGTGCGGTGTCATCAGAAACTCAACAG GAACTTTAAGGAATGCGCAGAGAGTTGTACCTATGGGATATTCAGCTTGAGCTTTATTGTATGTGTCGACAGCGTAttaagcatttttatcatgttaaag GCAGTCGATCTGAAAACAAAAGTGATGTTTGCTATAACGACTCTCTCAGCAAACTTACTCCTGCTTCTAATTTATGGCATTGGCCAGAGAATCATCAATCAG AACGACATATTTCGCCGGTGCCTTTCTGAAGTTGCTTGGACCGACAAGCCAAAGTGGTTCAAGAGCTCTCTGCATATTATGATCGGGTTCGCCAATACTGATATACAAATGAAACCATACGGTATCTACGTTCTCAActatgaaactttgaaaaat ATACTGAAAGCATCATTCACATTTGGAAATTTCTTCTACACCATGGCAGTGAACTCAAACCAAATGATTTTGTGA
- the LOC111062179 gene encoding uncharacterized protein LOC111062179, whose amino-acid sequence MLKKFNSNRFAGEFSLAISAKKLLESRECNLDLSGVYSVSISERCDDSKVKSIMNALMDSQVRRLGLYRCNFSNEGAKVLAKDLHLTNIAILIIDHNNIDGKDATYLSDIVKHTRLIYLDISWNNLGDEGMKYIAEGLKNSEVITLYVGNNGIRSDGIKYLADVLPSTNITYLDLNQHYNCTGNFNEIGDEGVECLFKQLQYSNVSFLNLESTGITSYGVKCLSEHLENTCITSLFLKFNDLDDNATQYLRAILPKTLITYITYPYIDEITRRYMNEFNSIHYPSPNKTKESKVKSIFLKMVAQNTQTHDLEFIIPEIIGDIDLDEYVYIIKALSEKPMLRGYIFDLIRENNCNHYPQIIKKVNEFVTSIQKKSIEFIEKILPTLMESTRNNFVNIVREFENANLNEVVQHLLLHRVLFYVDEDAEILHPFIYKMLSKYEMPLYNERIEPNKKEKIIAFFQIHREIESANEIIELLKSKS is encoded by the coding sequence ATGTTGAAAAAGTTTAACTCTAATCGCTTTGCAGGTGAATTTAGTCTAGCAATAAGTGCAAAGAAACTGCTGGAGTCTAGAGAATGCAATCTTGATTTGTCTGGAGTATATTCTGTTTCAATCAGTGAACGATGTGATGATAGTAAAGTTAAATCTATAATGAATGCTTTAATGGATTCTCAAGTTAGAAGACTGGGATTATATAgatgcaatttttcaaatgaaggAGCAAAGGTTTTAGCCAAAGATCTTCATTTAACAAATATTGCTATTCTGATCATCGACCATAACAACATCGACGGAAAAGATGCCACATACCTCTCTGATATTGTAAAACATACCAGATTAATATATCTTGATATCTCTTGGAATAATTTAGGTGATGAAGGTATGAAATATATTGCTGAAGGTTTGAAAAATAGTGAAGTTATTACTCTGTATGTAGGAAATAATGGTATCAGAAGtgatggaataaaatatttggcGGATGTTCTACCAAGTACCAATATCACTTATCTGGATCTCAATCAACATTATAATTGTACTGGCAACTTCAATGAGATAGGAGATGAAGGAGTTGAATGTCTATTTAAACAACTACAATATTCCAATGTCTCTTTTCTCAATTTAGAAAGCACCGGAATAACTAGCTATGGTGTGAAATGTTTATCAGAGCATTTGGAAAATACTTGTATAACTTCCCTTTTTCTGAAATTTAATGACCTGGATGATAATGCAACACAGTATTTGAGGGCAATCCTACCAAAAACTCTAATAACTTATATTACATACCCATATATTGATGAGATCACTCGTAGATATATGAATGAGTTCAACAGTATTCATTATCCATCACCAAATAAAACTAAAGAATCCAAGGTGAAATCCATTTTTCTTAAAATGGTAGCGCAAAACACCCAGACCCATGATTTGGAATTTATCATTCCTGAGATAATAGGAGATATAGATTTAGACGAATATGTCTACATAATAAAAGCATTGAGTGAAAAACCCATGTTAAGAGGgtatatttttgatttgatcAGAGAGAACAATTGCAACCACTACCCTCAAATAATCAAGAAAGTCAACGAGTTTGTAACATCAATCCAAaagaaatcaattgaatttattgagaaaatattgcCAACTTTGATGGAATCCACAAGAAACAACTTCGTGAATATTGTGAGAGAATTTGAAAATGCAAATTTGAATGAAGTTGTGCAGCATCTACTTTTGCATAGGGTTTTGTTCTATGTGGATGAGGATGCAGAAATTCTGCATCCATTCATCTACAAGATGTTGAGTAAATATGAGATGCCATTGTATAATGAGCGAATCGAACCTAATAAAAAGGAGAAAATCATTGCTTTCTTCCAGATTCATAGGGAAATCGAGAGTGCAAacgaaataattgaattattaaaatcaaaATCTTGA
- the LOC111062280 gene encoding uncharacterized protein LOC111062280 isoform X1, which produces MRFACFNDQTSLLEEDMETTLLLRKFMNLVHYDRPLNSLPFITIMIIGALGSINSGLVIFHEKLSQEKLLTALKENLLLIIVFSWIAIRGLKPSKPLKLVELIESDFLVSENELNGRDEKWRRLENYYNNKRDDMRGICEGFLKIIIIIFLGILSRNLVVQLTEDTNDETQDWPTPFVYWCPEGYDNYTFFLLIYTLHAILLLIMGMEGFCLQVSTCLAIERVIADFETINMLLRDMVDDFPDDEDYVDDQSVADESDIQVYRGDNCREKQDLRGDMGRIVRCHQKLNRNFKECAESCTYGIFSLSFIVCVDSVLSIFIMLKAVDLKTKVMFAITTLSANLLLLLIYGIGQRIINQNDIFRRCLSEVAWTDKPKWFKSSLHIMIGFANTDIQMKPYGIYVLNYETLKNILKASFTFGNFFYTMAVNSNQMIL; this is translated from the exons ATGCGTTTTGCGTGTTTCAACGACCAGACCAGCCTATTGGAG GAGGATATGGAAACTACTCTGCTGCTACGAAAGTTCATGAACCTGGTCCACTATGACAGACCACTAAATTCTCTTCCCTTTATCACTATAATGATAATCGGCGCTCTGGGCTCAATCAACAGCGGTTTGGTCATCTTCCACGAAAAACTCAGCCAGGAAAAACTGTTAACCGCTCTCAAAGAAAACCTACTACTCATCATCGTATTTTCCTGGATCGCTATTCGAGGTTTGAAGCCTTCAAAACCTTTAAAATTGGTGGAACTGATTGAAAGCGATTTTCTGGTTTCGGAAAATGAACTTAATGGCAGAGATGAAAAATGGAGGAGGCTGGAAAACTATTACAACAATAAACGGGACGATATGAGAGGGATTTGTGAAGGGTttttgaagattataattattattttcttagggATATTAAGTAGAAACCTGGTGGTGCAACTCACAGAAGATACAAACGATGAAACCCAAGACTGGCCTACCCCTTTTGTGTACTGGTGTCCGGAAGGGTATGATAACTACACGTTTTTTCTTCTGATCTATACCCTACATGCAATACTGTTATTAATCATGGGTATGGAAGGGTTTTGTCTGCAAGTATCAACATGCTTAGCCATTGAACGTGTGATTGCTGACTTTGAGACGATCAATATGCTATTGAGGGATATGGTGGATGATTTTCCTGATGATGAAGATTATGTTGATGATCAGAGTGTTGCAGATGAGAGTGATATACAAGTGTATAGAGGGGATAATTGCAGAGAAAAGCAAGACCTTAGAGGAGATATGGGCCGTATTGTGCGGTGTCATCAGAAACTCAACAG GAACTTTAAGGAATGCGCAGAGAGTTGTACCTATGGGATATTCAGCTTGAGCTTTATTGTATGTGTCGACAGCGTAttaagcatttttatcatgttaaag GCAGTCGATCTGAAAACAAAAGTGATGTTTGCTATAACGACTCTCTCAGCAAACTTACTCCTGCTTCTAATTTATGGCATTGGCCAGAGAATCATCAATCAG AACGACATATTTCGCCGGTGCCTTTCTGAAGTTGCTTGGACCGACAAGCCAAAGTGGTTCAAGAGCTCTCTGCATATTATGATCGGGTTCGCCAATACTGATATACAAATGAAACCATACGGTATCTACGTTCTCAActatgaaactttgaaaaat ATACTGAAAGCATCATTCACATTTGGAAATTTCTTCTACACCATGGCAGTGAACTCAAACCAAATGATTTTGTGA